In one window of Zingiber officinale cultivar Zhangliang chromosome 11A, Zo_v1.1, whole genome shotgun sequence DNA:
- the LOC122032663 gene encoding germin-like protein 9-3, translating into MQLMALHKLLFFLLLSFSASHVATAGDPDIISDFILPPNVTAVDGSFFTYTGLRPVVNSPPGASFSVSKAAAAEFPAVLGQSVSLAVLKYPAGSVNPPHTHPRSAELLFLVQGYLEVGFVDTGNNLYTQALQPGDVFVFPKGLIHYQYCNSGSAAVAVSAFGSANAGTVSVPKTVFASGVDDEVLAKSFKTDVATIQKLKAGLAN; encoded by the coding sequence ATGCAATTAATGGCGCTTCACAAACTACTGTTCTTCCTGCTGCTCTCCTTCTCCGCCTCCCACGTCGCCACCGCCGGCGACCCCGACATCATCTCCGACTTCATCCTCCCTCCAAACGTCACCGCCGTCGACGGCAGCTTCTTCACCTACACCGGCCTGCGCCCTGTGGTCAACTCCCCGCCCGGCGCCAGCTTCAGCGTCTCCAAGGCGGCAGCGGCCGAGTTCCCGGCCGTGCTCGGGCAGAGCGTGTCCTTGGCGGTGCTCAAATACCCGGCCGGCTCCGTCAACCCGCCGCACACCCACCCGCGCTCCGCCGAGCTGCTCTTCCTGGTGCAGGGCTACCTGGAGGTGGGCTTCGTCGACACCGGCAACAATCTCTACACGCAGGCGCTGCAGCCCGGCGACGTTTTCGTGTTCCCAAAGGGGCTAATCCACTACCAGTACTGCAACTCCGGGAGCGCCGCCGTCGCCGTCTCTGCCTTCGGGAGCGCCAACGCCGGCACCGTGTCGGTTCCTAAGACCGTGTTTGCCAGCGGCGTCGACGATGAGGTGCTAGCGAAGTCGTTCAAGACCGACGTCGCCACCATCCAGAAGCTCAAGGCTGGTCTCGCAAACTAG